Proteins encoded together in one Impatiens glandulifera chromosome 1, dImpGla2.1, whole genome shotgun sequence window:
- the LOC124920437 gene encoding probable mitochondrial adenine nucleotide transporter BTL3 produces MRGLELWFRDLVASDSTDQTFGPRGNDFDSICLVNNGGGLFLDSTLPSSFISFVPRKVCSSADATGISHPSLSCSLKLRGYGVKWNGRSSGNGFLSVSLSIKGNGQGHAEEQDEVLGGAKVSDGNRDDEIVLVDVKKEEDSGLRQPGAGKGTVFNTTKHLWAGAIAAMVSRTFVAPLERLKLEYIVRGEQKHLFELIKTIGASQGLKGFWKGNFVNILRTAPFKAINFYAYDTYRNNLLKVTGNEETTNFERFIAGAAAGITATVLCIPMDTIRTKMVAPGGEALGGVIGTFRHMIETEGFFSLYKGLVPSIISMAPSGAVFYGVYDILKSAYLHSPEGKKRLDHMSQQGEELNVFEQLELGPVRTLIYGAIAGACAEASTYPFEVVRRQLQMQVRETQMSSLATFVKIVEQGGVPALYAGVVPSLLQVLPSAAISYFVYEFMKIVMKVE; encoded by the exons ATGCGCGGACTAGAACTCTGGTTCAGGGATTTGGTTGCGTCTGATTCAACCGACCAAACATTTGGTCCACGTGGTAATGATTTCGATTCGATCTGTCTAGTCAACAACGGAGGAGGCTTGTTTCTCGATTCAACACTTCCGTCTTCATTCATTTCATTCGTCCCACGGAAGGTGTGTTCTTCTGCTGATGCAACTGGTATTTCACATCCATCGTTGTCTTGTTCCTTGAAACTTCGAGGTTATGGAGTGAAGTGGAACGGTCGCAGCAGCGGCAATGGTTTCCTTTCTGTGAGTCTTTCAATCAAGGGAAATGGACAGGGACATGCTGAGGAGCAAGACGAAGTTTTAGGGGGGGCTAAGGTAAGTGACGGAAATCGGGATGATGAGATAGTGTTGGTAGACGTTAAGAAAGAAGAGGATTCTGGGTTGAGGCAGCCGGGAGCAGGGAAAGGAACTGTGTTTAACACGaccaagcatctgtgggctggAGCTATCGCGGCTATGGTATCAAG AACTTTTGTTGCACCACTCGAGCGACTCAAACTAGAGTATATTGTTCGTGGCGAACAGAAGCATCTTTTTGAGCTCATTAAAACTATTGGAGCTTCTCAAGGATTGAAAGGCTTCTGGAAAGGAAATTTTGTCAATATACTCCGCACTGCTCCATTTAAGGCTATTAACTTTTATGCTTACGATACATACCGGAATAATCTGCTCAAGGTCAcaggaaatgaagaaacaacAAACTTTGAAAGGTTCATTGCCGGAGCTGCTGCTGGGATCACAGCCACTGTGCTTTGCATTCCTATGGACACT ATTAGGACCAAGATGGTTGCACCAGGAGGAGAAGCTTTGGGTGGTGTGATTGGTACTTTCCGTCACATGATTGAAACTGAAGGATTCTTTTCTTTGTACAAGGGTTTAGTTCCCTCAATTATAAGCATGGCACCTTCAGGTGCTGTCTTCTACGGTGTTTATGATATATTAAAGTCAGCTTATCTACACTCACCGGAAGGGAAGAAAAGACTTGACCACATGAGTCAACAGGGTGAAGAACTAAATGTTTTTGAGCAATTGGAGTTGGGTCCAGTTAGAACCCTAATATATGGGGCAATTGCAGGAGCATGTGCTGAAGCTTCTACATACCCATTTGAAGTTGTTAGGAGACAACTTCAGATGCAAGTTCGAGAAACACAAATGAGTTCTCTTGCTACTTTTGTCAAGATAGTTGAACAGGGCGGAGTTCCTGCCCTTTACGCTGGAGTAGTACCAAGCTTACTGCAG GTTTTACCATCAGCAGCAATTAGCTACTTTGTTTACGAGTTCATGAAAATAGTTATGAAGGTGGAGTAA
- the LOC124920008 gene encoding uncharacterized protein LOC124920008, with translation MSTLSPGNLSVDLSIGHLILPVSVAFPSPQSMAALTPPYVSPPERVRYTDIDPYEGAPSSTYLRAVETLSGSLMRHNAVLIELRSEDAAMIRCGLEASRLYFRTRTQNPGKGSRAHYCYRAGRQSEDWDSSPPCLDDVFRCMGKVARAALSAIARHLRLRSDVFNHLLDDNPLPTNQTSASMLVVTYSTLSGQTSKSSVGLGKPHVNVEVEKGLLTLISSDYPGLQVCDPNNHWYLADGGSAPGDLLILTGKCLSHATAGLRPAASYRSSFDQFSGGGSGGSGRTSLEFRLMPQGDAILDCSPISAAGHVIPQSYVPISVSRFLDDLSAEEDVICNLSENTEGIQKHMNREISLRSILSDPLSGAFLEDAMVVTCGHSFGGLMLRKVLDTSKCTICDVEIESNTLIPNHALRSAALAVRQEDDKRLFHNAAIRKRRKEMSDSMDISRRQNQEDVAIGSDDGLQKKVQYPFAVNEKVLIKGNRRTPDKFVGKEAIITSQCLNGWYLLKIVDSGENVRLQYRSLKKLSQLQDTDPRDPS, from the exons ATGTCCACACTATCCCCAGGAAACCTCTCGGTCGATCTCTCAATCGGCCATCTAATTCTCCCAGTTTCTGTTGCATTTCCTTCTCCACAATCCATGGCAGCGTTAACTCCTCCCTACGTATCCCCTCCTGAAAGGGTTCGATACACTGACATCGACCCATACGAGGGTGCACCTTCTTCTACCTATTTGAGAGCTGTCGAGACCTTGTCTGGATCTCTTATGAGACATAATGCTGTACTGATCGAACTCCGTTCTGAAGATGCTGCAATGATACGTTGCGGACTCGAGGCTTCAAGGTTATATTTCAGAACTAGGACTCAGAATCCAGGGAAAGGAAGCCGGGCTCACTACTGTTATAGGGCTGGAAG GCAATCAGAAGACTGGGATTCTTCACCCCCTTGCTTAGATGATGTCTTTAGGTGCATGGGAAAAGTAGCCCGAGCAGCTTTGTCTGCAATAGCAAGGCATCTTCGTTTGAGAAGCGA TGTTTTTAATCACTTACTTGATGACAACCCACTGCCTACAAATCAGACATCTGCATCAATGCTGGTTGTGACATACTCTACTCTCTCCGGGCAAACTAGCAAAAGTTCTGTGGGGCTTGGTAAGCCCCATGTGAATGTAGAAGTGGAGAAGGGGCTATTGACTTTAATTTCTTCGGATTATCCCGGTCTTCAG GTTTGTGATCCCAATAATCATTGGTACTTAGCAGATGGTGGATCAGCTCCTGGAGATCTCTTGATTCTTACTGGAAAATGTCTAAGTCATGCTACTGCAGGCTTACGTCCTGCAGCGTCTTATAGATCTTCATTTGATCAATTTTCTGGTGGCGGAAGTGGGGGAAGTGGAAG GACATCTCTAGAATTCCGGTTAATGCCTCAAGGTGATGCGATTCTGGATTGTTCTCCTATTTCTGCAGCTGGTCATGTCATTCCTCAAAGCTATGTACCCATATCTGTTAGCCGGTTCTTGGATGACCTTTCAGCTGAGGAGGATGTGATATGCAACCTTTCTGAAAACACTGAA GGCATTCAGAAGCATATGAATAGAGAAATTTCTTTGAGAAGCATTCTTTCGGACCCTTTATC TGGTGCATTCCTTGAGGATGCTATGGTTGTCACATGTGGGCATTCCTTTGGTGGACTTATGCTAAGGAAAGTTCTAGACACT TCAAAATGCACCATCTGTGATGTAGAAATTGAGAGCAACACTTTGATCCCTAATCACG CCCTGAGATCTGCAGCCTTAGCTGTGAGACAGGAGGATGATAAGAGGCTTTTCCACAACGCGGCTATTCGGAAGCGTAGAAAAGAAATGAGTGATAGCATGGACATCTCAAGAAGACAAAACCAG GAAGATGTTGCCATTGGTTCTGATGATGGGCTACAAAAAAAAGTGCAGTATCCTTTTGCGGTGAACGAGAAAGTATTAATCAAG GGGAACAGGAGAACACCTGATAAGTTCGTGGGGAAGGAAGCAATAATCACTTCACAATGTTTGAATGGCTG GTACTTGCTGAAGATTGTAGATAGTGGAGAGAACGTCCGGTTGCAATACCGATCTCTTAAAAAACTCTCTCAGTTGCAGGATACTGATCCTAGAGATCCATCATAG